ATAGCAGAACGTTTGGATATTGCTAAAATATTAGCTCGTTCGGCTAAAAATTTAGACGGAGGTTACGCTATGGCTGGTTTATTAGGACATGGAGATGCTTTTGTTTTTAGAGACCCTGCAGGAATTCGTCCAGCTTATTTTTATCAAGACGATGAAGTTGTAGTAGTGGCTTCAGAAAGACCTGTTATTCAAACCGTATTCAATGTTCCATTTGACAGTGTTCAGGAAATTGATCCCGGAAATGCTTTGATTATCAAGAAAAACGGAAAAGTTTCTATGAATCAAATTTTGGAGCCAACCGTAAAAAAAGCATGTTCATTTGAAAGAATTTACTTTTCAAGAGGAAGTGACGCCGAAATTTATCAAGAGCGTAAAGATTTAGGGAAATTAATTTTACCTGCAGTTCTTAAAGCTATTGACAGCGATACTGATAATACTGTTTTCTCTTATATTCCAAACACAGCCGAAACCTCATTTTATGGTTTGGTCGAAGCTGCTCAGGATTTCTTAAACCAGAGAAAAAACAATTATATTCTAGAAAATAGAAATACACTTACTGCTGAAACGCTTCAGGAACTTTTATCTGTAAAAATACGTACAGAAAAAGTAGCCATTAAAGATGCTAAACTTAGAACTTTTATTACCGAAGACAGCAGTCGTGATGATTTAGTGGCTCACGTTTATGACGTTACTTACGGCGTAATTAAACCAGAAGACAATTTAGTTATTATTGACGACAGTATTGTTCGTGGTACAACACTGAAAATGAGTATCATTAAAATGATGGATCGTTTGAAACCAAAACGTATTGTAATTGTTTCATCGGCTCCTCAAATTCGTTATCCAGATTGTTACGGAATCGATATGGCAAAACTAGAAGGTTTAGTTGCTTTTAGAGCAGCACTTGCTTTATTAAAAGAAAGAAACTTATACCATATTGTAGATGAAGTTTACGCTAAATGTAAAGCACAAGAAAATTTCGCTGATAAAGACGTTGTAAATTACGTAACAGAAATTTACAGCCAATTTACACAAGACGAAATCTCAGATAAAATTGCAGAAATGTTAAGTTCGCCAGAAATCAACGCCGAAGTAAAAATCATTTTCCAAACTGTGGAGGATTTACACAAAGCTTGTCCTAAAAACTTAGGTGACTGGTACTTTACAGGAGACTATCCTACTCCGGGAGGAAATCGTGTGGTAAACCGTGCATTTATGAATTTTTATGAAGGAAAAGACGCGCGAGCTTATTAAAAAAGTATTAAAAAAAGGTTAATTTGTGCATTTCATCGGTTTTTTTTGCCGTTTATCCTGTTTCTTTGGTAAAGATGAAAAGCTACAATACTTTTGAGATACCATAACATTAGTAGGTTAAGTTTATGGTAGATTTGGGGCAAAAAGGGTGGAAGCAATTCCACCTTTTTTATTTATAATACACTCAAGTATTTCGATTTTAGACCCTTATAATTCACTTTGTCGGATATTTTTACCATTCATCTAGATTATTTTTTTCATTAAAATAGCTGCCATACATTTACTGAACCATAACATTAGTAGGTTAAGTTTATGGTAGATTTGGGGCAAAAAAGGTGGAAGTGATTCCGCCTTTTTTATTTTCCTTTTTTCAGAAAATAGAGAAAAGATTAAAGAAAACAGATAAATTCTTGAAATAAAAAAAAGACGAACGCCTTTCGGCACTCGTCTTTTTTCTATGTTCTTTACTCTATTTTCTTATTTATCTAAAGCAAATCTTCTTGCAACTTCAGTCCAGTTAATTACATTGAAGAAAGCTTCGATATAATCTGGTCTTCTGTTTTGGTAGTTTAGGTAGTAAGCATGTTCCCAAACATCCATTCCTAAGATTGGAGTTCCACCGTTTCCAGCAACTTCTGGCATTAATGGATTATCTTGATTTGGAGTTCCTACTACTTCTAATTTTCCACCTTTTTGAACAACTAACCAAGCCCATCCTGAACCAAATTGTCCAGCACCAGCTTTAGCGAATTTTGCTTTAAATTCTTCGAAAGATCCGAAAGAAGATTCAATAGCAGCTAATAAATCACCTGTTGGCAATCCTCCTCCATTTGGAGACATTACAGTCCAGAATAAATTGTGGTTATAGAAACCTCCACCATTGTTACGAACCGCTGCGTTTGATTTATCTAAATTGATCAAGATGTTTTCGATTGTTTTTCCTTCTAAATCTGTTCCTGCAATTGCTGCATTTAGATTTGTTGTATAAGCGTTGTGGTGCTTTGTATGATGGATTTCCATTGTACGAGCATCAATATGTGGTTCTAATGCATCGTATGCATAAGGTAATTGTGGTAATTCAAAAGCCATGATATTTCTATTTTTATGGTTTATTAATAATTTATCCCAAATTTAGACATTTAACTTTGGAATTGAAAATACTATTTCGTTATAATTGAATTAAATTAACTGATAATTTGCTTTTTTGTTATACAAAATACTGTAAATCTTTATTTTCCATTAAATGCAGTCATGGTGTTTTCTAAACCGGCAGTTCCAAAAGTTTTAATTATTTCTGCCGAAATTTCTAAACGTTCTGGTAATTTCGCTTCTTCTTCAGCATTCCATTCTCCTAAAACATAATCTACCTGCTGTCCCTTTTTAAATTGGTCACTGATACCAAATCTATAACGCGTATAATTTTGTGTGTTCAAAACCAAATTGATATTTTTAAGTCCGTTATGTCCTCCATCGCTTCCTTTTGGTTTAATTCTAATTGTTCCGAAAGACAAATTCAAGTCGTCTGTAATGACCAAAATATTTTCAAGTGGAATATTTTCTTTATCCATCCAATATTTTACGGCTTTTCCACTAAGATTCATATAAGTATTGGGCTTCAAAAGAAAAAAGGTTCTTCCTTTAAACTTATATTCGGCTAAAGCTCCCAATTTTACGGTTTCAAAAGAAAGACCTTCTTTTTTAGCTAAAAAGTCAAGCACTTTAAATCCAATGTTGTGTCGGGTATTTACATATTCAGCTCCGATATTTCCTAATCCGACGATTAAATATTTCTTCATGTTATCTATGTTCTCTTCTTTTGGTGTTGATGAAAACAGTTTTGTTATCCATTTTATCATTTGGCAAAAGTAAACTTAATTAGATAATTTGGCAATGTGTCAATTAGATAATTTCCAGCCAGCTATGATTTAACCGCAAAGTACGCAAAGAGTTTTAGCAGAGTACATGAAGTTTTTCACCTCTAATATGAGTAAATCTCAGATTAAAAGTTCACAAAGTTTGATTTAGACACAGCTTTGCGAACTTAATATTTAGTATTTATTACGCTCGAAACCAAATATCTCAGCGTGCGTTAAAAAACGCATGACTTGACCACAAAATTGGCAGAGGTTTTACAAGCTCAGCATCTTAGCCACTTAGAACCTTAAAAAAAAGCCCCAATCGTAAGATTGAGGCTTTCTTATATAGAGTTTGAAAAAAATTATTTTTTCTTTCCTTTTGCAGGAGCTTTTGCAGCTTTTGCAGCTTCTTGAGCAGCTTTCATAGCAGCACGAGAGATTCTTACCTGAGCAACAACTGTGTTGTCTGGGTGCATAACTTTGTACTCTGGTTTTCCAACTTTAGTAACATATAATTTGTTACCCATTTCAAGTGGAGTGATGTCAGCTTCAACGAAATCAGGAAGATTTGCTGGTAAAGCTTTAACTTTTAATTTACGTTGGTTTAAACGTAAAACACCTCCCGCAAGAACACCTTTAGATGTACCAACGATTTTCACAGGAACTTCCATTGTGATTTCTTTATCATCAAATAATTGGAAGAAGTCGATGTGTAAAATTTTGTCAGTTACTGGGTGAACTTGGATATCTTGCAAAATTGCATTGAATGATTTTCCTTTTCCAAGCTCAATCACAACTGTGTGTGCATTTGGAGTGTAAACCAAGTTTTTGAACGCTGCAGCGTCTGCTGAGAAGTGTACTGCTTGATTTCCTCCGTATAACACGCAAGGAACCGCTCCAGCATTACGTAAGGCTTTAGTTGACACTTTGCCCACGCTTTCTCTTTCTGATCCTTTAATTGTAATCGATTTCATTGTAAAAAAATATAGTTATTAATATAAATATTCTAATTTGCTACGCTTTTAAGCAATATGCTTTAAGCTTTTTTTCACATTATGTAATGGAGCGACTATTGCTTTTTACATGATGAATTTTCCACTAATGGAATTGTTGTGGTGTACCATATGCATAACTTCTGCAAATAGAGGCGCACAACTCACTACTCTAATTTTATCTGAATGTCTCTTTAACGGAATAGAATCGGTTACAATTAATTCTGTCAATTTTGAGTTTTCAATTTTCTCATACGCACCGCCAGATAAAATAGCATGTGTACAAATTGCTCGAACGCTTAGTGCTCCTTTTTCGATCATTAGGTCTGCCGCTTTTGCTAAAGTTCCTCCTGTATCGATCATATCATCTACTAAGATTACGTTACGACCTTTAACTTCACCAATCAATTCCATAGTGTCGATAACGTTGGCTGCTTTTCTTTGTTTGTAACAGATTACTACATCTGATTCTAAAAACTTAGAGTAAGCATAAGCTCTTTTTGAACCTCCCATATCTGGAGATGCAATGGTTAAATTTTCTAAATTTAAACTTTGCACGTAAGGCAAAAAGATGGTAGATGCAAATAAATGATCTACTGGTTTTTCAAAGAATCCTTGAATTTGGTCTGCATGCAGATCCATTGTCATGATTCTTGTTGCTCCTGCAGCAGTTAATAGGTTTGCTACTAACTTTGCCCCAATTGGAACTCTTGGTTTGTCTTTTCTATCTTGTCTTGCCCAACCAAAATAAGGCATAACAGCTGTAATATGTCTTGCAGATGCGCGCTTTGCAGCATCAATCATTAACAACAATTCCATCAGATTATCTGCACTTGGAAAAGTTGAACATACGATAAACACTCGCAAACCTCTTATTGATTCTTCGTAAGACGGCTGAAATTCTCCGTCACTATACGTTGACATCGTTACTTTTCCTAACGGAATTCCGTATTGTTCTGCAATTTTTTCTGCAAGATAAACACTTTGTGAACAAGCAAAAATTTTAGCTTCTGGTTCTAGGTGCGACATTATAATGTGTTGTTTTTACGCCGCTGCGGTTTTACAATTTTACTTTATCGTTTTAGAGAAAATAAAAGCCGTATAAATGCCTCGGGTGTAGTTAGTTGTGTGTGCGTCGTTTTAACGAGCTGCAAATTTATAAAATTTATTGAACACTGAAAGGAAATATTTAAGTATTTTATTAGAATTTTTAATTTTATTTTTTACATTTGCACCGTGTTAAAGCAATGGGCACATTATTGATCTCATTGTATTGCGTTAAAATAATTTTTATGAATTATTTTTTCGTCTGCTAAGCCCGGATGGCGGAATTGGTAGACGCGCTGGTCTCAAACACCTGTGGGAAACCGTGCCGGTTCGACTCCGGCTCCGGGTACTTAAAACCTCTTCTTAACGGAAGAGGTTTTTTCTTTTTATGTTGATTGAGATTTAAAAATTTTCTCTTCAATTTATAGTTTACAATAGGCGTTATTTAATCTATAGCGTTTTAGGTCAGTTTTATTATAAACATTCTTCTGTTTTAAAAACAAAATCTTTTTTAAGTTATGGTTTTCCATAACATTCTTGTAGTTTTTGTATTACATTTGTATTAAATGTAACATTCATTATATTCGTAATTTTTATATCCTTTATTACTTTAAAGAAAATGAGATACAGCTTTTTTTATTCTATAATGATATCTATTTTATTCTTAAATAATTTTTACTCTCAAAAACTTACAGAGAATAAAATAGATGAATTCACAAAACAATCAATTCAAAAAACTAGTTGGGAAACGCTTTTTTCTACAACGAAAGGAACATCTTATTTTAGAATATCAAAAATTGACAATATACTTTTTGTACAACTGAAATTTAGATTAAATGAAGGCTTCGAAACAAAATCTTTTTCAATTGAAAAAAATCAAGAATTAATGTTTAAAACTAAAGAAGGCGAAATTATAACTTTAAAAAATCTAAAATCTACAGTAACTTGTGTGGGTTGTGGAGCAATAAGCTTTAATGCATCTCAAGCTCTTGGGATAGAAGTTTCATATCAAATGAGTGAAGAACAGTTTAACATACTCAAAAATAGCTTTTTAGAAAAGATAAGAATATATACAGATATTGATTATAAAGAGTTCGAAATAAAGAAAAAGAATGCCCTTTTATTCACCAATTCTCTTAAACTTATTCACTAGGATTTTCTAAATATCTTTTTCTATTCTACGACACAACTCGCATTATGCAAAACCGAAAAATTGCACGAATTAGCAATAAAACACAATTGATTTGCTTTTTGATGCAATTCTAAAGCCAATTCAACTTTATCTGGATTTGTAATTGTAACTTTTGGATTTAATCGAACTTCTGTAAAACGCCCGCTTCCGTCTGGATTTACTTCTAAGGTAGCTTCAGCGTTATCTGAATAACTGATGACTTCTATTCCGTTTTGGGAGCAGACATATAAGTATGACATCATGTGGCAGGAAACCAAACTGCTCAATAATAAATCTTCTGGATTGTATAATTCTGGATCTCCTTTGAAGGCTTTGGCTGCTGAAACGTCTAAAACTGGTTTTCCTTCAATTTGAATTTGATGGCTTTTACTATAGAATCTTTTAGATGAATCTTCTTGATTTTGTTTTGAAGTCCAGTTTAATTTTGCTTTGAATAGATGTTTAAACGCCATAATTTTTTCTGCCACGAATTCACGAATTAATATAGATTGAGATAAATGAAAAAATCTAATTTCACAAATTTCATAATCTAAAATTCGTGAATTCATGGCTAAAAAACAAAAAACCTCAAAAGCAATTAACTTTCGAGGTTTCATAGAGAACTAAACTAGTAAACAAATTCTAAAACTATTTCTTTACTGAGAATTTAAAGGTAGTTTTAGTCTTATAATTTTCTCCCGGGTTTAAAACCGTTGTTGGGAAATTTTTCTGGTTTGGAGAATCTGGATAATGTTCTGTTTCTAGACATAATCCTGTTCTGTGGGCAAACGTTCCTCCATTTGGCATTGGCAATGTTCCGTCTAGGAAATTTCCAGAGTAGAACTGAATTCCAGGTTCGTCTGTTGTCATTTCCATAACTCTTCCGCTTGCTTCGTGGTATACTTTTGCAATGATTGTTTTTCCTTTTTCAGGATTGTTCAGTACCCAGCAATGATCGTAACCTTTTCCTCTTTCTAATTGCTCGTTTTTAGCATTGATGTCTTTTCCAATTAATTTTGGAGTTCTGAAATCGAAAGGCGTACCTGCAACATCATCTAATTTTCCTGTTGGAATCAAAGTCGCGTCTACTGGAACTAATTTATCTGCATTTAAAGTCAATTCGTGATCTAAGATTGTTTTGGTAAAATCTCCAGACAAGTTGAAATAGGAATGTTGTGTTAAGTTAACCACTGTTTTCTTGTCAGTTGTTGCTTCATACAAAACTTCTAGTTGATTATCGTTTGTCAAGGTATAAGTTACAAAAACTTTAAGATTTCCTGGATATCCTTCTTCCATATCCTTACTTACATAAGATAATTTTAAAGAAGCCGTATCTCCAGATTTAACCTCATCTGCTTTCCAGACTACGTTGAAAAATCCTTGCGGACCTCCGTGCAAAGCATTTGGCGCATTGTTAATGGCTAACTGATATTCTTTTCCATCTAATGAAAATTTACCTTTTGCAATTCGGTTTCCGAATCTTCCAATCAAAGCTCCAAAAAATGGGTTTTCTTTTTCGTATTGTGCCAAAGAACTGAATCCAATTACTACATTTTCAGAAACACCAGTTTTATTTGGTACTTTTAAATCTGTAATTCTTCCTCCAAAAGTGATGATGTCAACTTCCATCCCATTTTGGTTTTTCAGTTTATAACTCTCGACTTTTTGACCTTTAGCGGTTGTTCCGTACTCTGATTTTTCGATTGTAACTTGTGCTTTCTTATCTGAAGAAACTGTAGCTTCATCCATTTTTTTATCGTTTTTGCATTGAACAGAAATTGCGGACAGACTTAATAGGCTTATCCCGAAAATACAACGTTTTAATACATTCATAAATGATAGTTTTTTGGTTTGTAAAAGGTTAAATGTTAGATGTAAAATGTCAGATGCGAAATTTAATCATTTTAAAAATGTAAAATTTACCTTTTTAAGATTTTTCACATTTTACATCTTACAAATTACATTTTACTGCTTTACAGGCCGTGTTGGAATAAATGAAAATAGGCTTCGTTGGCATTAATTTTATCTTTAAACTCTCTTACTGTTGTTTTCTCATCAATTACCAATAATTCGATTCCTGCGATGTCTGCGAAATCTTCCATATATTCTGTTGTAATTGACTGGCTGTAAACGGTATGGTGCGCCCCACCAGCTAAAATCCAAGCGGTTGCTGCCACTTCTAAATTTGGTTTACAATCCCAAAGAACGCGCGCCACTGGAAGTTTTGGTAATTCTGCCATTGGTTTTACTGCTTCAACTTCGTTCACGATTAAACGGAAACGAGTTCCTATATCAACTAACGAAACATTGATCGCATCACCTGCAGGAGAGTTGAATACCAAACGAGCTGGATCTTCTTTTCCTCCAATTCCTAATGGATGCACTTCACAAGAAGGTTTTCCGTCAGCAATGGATGGACAGATTTCCAACATGTGAGAACCTAAAACATATGATTTCTGTGGTGTAAAGTGGTATGTATAATCTTCCATGAAAGAAGTTCCGCCTTCTAAACCAACACACATTACTTTTAAAGCTCTAACCATTGCAGCGGTTTTCCAGTCTCCTTCGCCGCCAAAACCATAACCATCGGCCATTAATCTTTGTGTAGCGATTCCTGGCAATTGTTTCCAAACCCCAAGGTTTTCAAATGTATCTGTAAAAGCTCCGAATCCTCCTTCTTCAAGGAAAGCTCTTAATCCTAATTCGATTTTTGCAGCTTCCACTAAAGAACTTCTTTGCGCGCCGCCTTCTTTTAAAGAATCGGTTAAGTTATAAGAAGACTCATAAACGGCTAATAAATCAGCCAATTGTTTGTCTGTTACTTTTTCGATATGTTTGGTTACATCTGAAGAATCGTATCCATTTACTGAAACTCCAAAACGAATTTGAGCTTCTACCTTATCACCTTCTGTAACGGCAACTTCACGCATATTGTCTCCAATACGAGCCACTTTTAAGTTTTGAAGTTCGTCCCATCCAAGAGCAACTCTTGACCAGATTCCTAATTGTTTTTGAACTCTTTGATCTTCCCAATGTCCAACTACAACTTTACGTTTTTTACGCAAACGAGACATGATGAAACCAAATTCACGATCTCCATGAGCCGATTGGTTTAAGTTCATGAAATCCATATCGATGCTTCCCCACGGAATTTCAGCATTGTATTGTGTATGTAAATGACATAATGGTTTTTTAAGGATATTTAATCCGCCAATCCACATTTTTGCTGGAGAAAAAGTATGCATCCAAGCAATAATTCCGATACAGTTTTTAGCGGAGTTTGCCGCCAGACATACATCTAAAATCTGCGAAGGCGATTTTACCACATCTTTATACACCACTTTTACCGGAATTGAAGATGAAGTGTCTAATCCTTTTGCTATTATTTGAGAATGTTCTGCTACTTTTCTAAGTGTTTCTTCACCGTATAATTCCTGGCTTCCTACTACAAACCATACTTCTTTTTGAGAAATGTCTATCATTGTTTTGTTTATTTGTTTCAAGTTTTCTTTGTTTCAAGTTTTACGTTCTCAAAATGCCGAAAATCTTATTGTTATATTATTATTTTTGTTTTTGTTTGTTTCACGTTTCAAGTTTCAAGTTTCACGTTCCAACAACTTGAAACAAAAAAAACCTGAAACCTGAAACTAAAAATTACTGTCCATAGTACGAATCTTTTCCGTGTTTACGGTTGTAATGTTTCTTTATTAAGGAATCTTTTAATCTTGGTGCGTTTGGATTTATTTGTAAAGTCAGGTACGCCATTTCTGCCACGACTTCTAATACTTTGCTGTTGTAAACCGCTTTTGCCGCATTTTTTCCCCAAGCAAATGGCCCGTGATTTCCAATTAAAATCATTTCTACTTCTTCATAAGAAAGATTTTTTTCTTTGAAGCAATCCAAAATCTGAATTCCGGTATTGTGTTCGTAGTTTCCTTCAATCAGATGATCTGCCATCGGGGGCGCACACGGAATATCAGCTGTTAAATGATCGGCATGTGTAGTTCCGAAAATTGGAATATCCTGCTGTGATTGTGCCCACGCCACAGAATATGTTGCGTGCGTATGTGCGACTCCACCAATATTGGGCCAGTGTTTATACAAATATGCATGTGTTTTGGTATCTGAAGATGGACGCAGATTTCCTTCGACAACATTGTTGTCAAAATCGACGATTACGATATCTTCAGGTTTTAAATCTTCGTAAGGAACGCCGCTTGGCTTAATGGCAAAAACACCATTTTTTCTGTCTACAGCGCTTACGTTTCCGAAAGTATACACCACCAAATTCAATGCATTTAACTGCATATTGGCTTCGTAACATTCTTGTTTTAAATCTTTATAAAGAGAACTCATTTTGAGAGATTTTAATAGTTGGATCTGCAAAAGCACTTAATTGTTCGTAAGCTATTAGCAGTTTATGATAAGCTGCCACTTTATCTAATTGAGGGAAATATTCTCCGTCAAAATCACTTCCGATTTTTTGGCTTGCTTCGATTACGTTTGGATAAATTCCAGCTGCAACGGCTGCATAAATTGCCGCACCTAAAGCAGGAGTCTGGTCTGAAGCTGCCACTTTAATTGGCTTGTTTAAAACGTTGGCCAAAGTCTGCATGATAAAAGGTGATTTACGAGCAACACCACCAATTCCGATAACGCTATCGATTTTTACGCCTTCTTCTTCAAAACGGTCTACAATTTTCTTTGCTCCAAAACAGATTGCGTTTACTAAAGCTTTGAAAATATGAGGCGCTTTTGTTCCTAAAGATAAATTTGAAATCGCGCTTTTCACTTCCTGATTGGCATCTGGAGTTCTTCGTCCGTTAATCCAGTCTAAAGCAATTGGAAGACTTTCTGAAACTGGGATTTTCTCTGCTTCTTTGGTTAATTCAACAATTAATTTATCGCTGAATTCCTCTCTTAATTGTTCTTTTTGAGCGTCATTTAAAGTTGATGAAGAAGCTAATAAATGTTCTGTCGGCCACATTAATAATTCCTTGTACCAAGCCAATAAATCACCAAATGCCGATTGTCCTGCTTCCAGACCAATAAATCCTGGAATTACAGATCCGTCCACTTGACCGCAGATACCGCGAACGGTTTTTGTTCCTACTTCCTCATAAGAACCAACTAGGATATCGCAAGTTGAAGTTCCCATAACACGAACTAAAGTGTTCTCTTCGATTTTAGCTCCAACTGCCCCTGAATGTGCGTCGAAAGTTCCAACAGCCACAACTGTATCTGTAGAAAGTCCTAAACGGTCTGCCCATTCTTTGCTTAATTTTCCAGCAACTAAATCTGAAGTATATGTTTCATCGTATAAATTGCCACGTAAAGTCGCTAAATACGGATGTAATTTTTCTAAAAATTCAACTGGCGGTAATCCGTTCCAGTCTTCGTGCCACATGGCTTTGTGACCTGCTGCACAACGGCTTCTTTTGAAGGTTTTTAAATCTTTATCTTCAATTAATAAATACGTCATTAAATCGCAGTGCTCCATCCAAGTGTGAGCGGCATTTCTAACCGCTTCATCTTGTCTTGCAATGTGAAGGATTTTTGCCCAAAACCATTCCGAAGAATAAATTCCTCCAACGTATTTGGTCACGTCTTCTCCGCCCCAGCTTACTGCCAGTTCGTTGATTTCGTTTGCTTCATTTATTGCGGTGTGGTCTTTCCATAAAACCATCATGGCATTTGGGTTTTCTTCAAAACCTTTTGTCAATGCTAATGGCGTTCCATCTTTTGTAACTGGAACAGGTGAAGATCCGGTTGTGTCAATACAAATTCCGCGAACCAATGACGGATCAACTTTACTTTCCTTTACAACATTTTGAATCGTAGTTTCCAGTCCTTCGATATGATCCAAAGGATGCTGGCGAAATTGGTTTATAGAGGCGTCACAATATTGCTTGTTTTTCCATCTTTTGTAATGAGAAACATTCGATGCCAGCTCCTGCCCATTTTCTGTGTCAATAAGCACCGCGCGAACAGAATCTGTTCCGTAGTCCAATCCTATTACATAATTTTTCATTCGTATTTATTTAAAATATTGACAAATATAATTATAAAAAAATTATAAGTGTTTAAAAAACACTTAATATGGTTGTGCGTCTCGATTTTTTACAAAAAATGCATTAAAACGAAGATTTTGGATCAAAACAAAAAACAAATGTTAATGTTACATTTATTATGTTGCGATTATTTCATCTTAATTTTCAAAACAGTTACAGAATAAGGAGCAAAATCGTATTGAACTTTGCTTCCATTAACTTTAAACTGGTTCTCTTTTGGACTGATTTTGGTTGGCGCTGCAAATGAATTTTCGTCATTTAATCCGTCTCCTTTCAACGTAACCGCTGTTCCTTTTGAGTCTAATTTTGCTCCTTTAAAATCAATTGATGCATTTTGAGATGAAGCCGAAGTGTTTACGATTTTCAGAATTACTTCTTTCGTATTTACATCTTTTACTGCAGAAGCAAACAAATCATTTTGTCCTGTAATGGCTTTTCCATCTTTTGTAATGCTTAATAAATCTGTTCCTTTATGGTTTGAAAACAGTTTTTGCACATAATAATTTGGTGTTCCAAATGATTGCAAATTGTTGAACCAAATCATATCAGGTGTCCATTGCCAGCCTTCTTCATGAGCTAATAATGGTGCATAAGAGGTTAAATGAACTACCTCAGC
This is a stretch of genomic DNA from Flavobacterium endoglycinae. It encodes these proteins:
- a CDS encoding L-ribulose-5-phosphate 4-epimerase gives rise to the protein MSSLYKDLKQECYEANMQLNALNLVVYTFGNVSAVDRKNGVFAIKPSGVPYEDLKPEDIVIVDFDNNVVEGNLRPSSDTKTHAYLYKHWPNIGGVAHTHATYSVAWAQSQQDIPIFGTTHADHLTADIPCAPPMADHLIEGNYEHNTGIQILDCFKEKNLSYEEVEMILIGNHGPFAWGKNAAKAVYNSKVLEVVAEMAYLTLQINPNAPRLKDSLIKKHYNRKHGKDSYYGQ
- a CDS encoding ribulokinase, producing the protein MKNYVIGLDYGTDSVRAVLIDTENGQELASNVSHYKRWKNKQYCDASINQFRQHPLDHIEGLETTIQNVVKESKVDPSLVRGICIDTTGSSPVPVTKDGTPLALTKGFEENPNAMMVLWKDHTAINEANEINELAVSWGGEDVTKYVGGIYSSEWFWAKILHIARQDEAVRNAAHTWMEHCDLMTYLLIEDKDLKTFKRSRCAAGHKAMWHEDWNGLPPVEFLEKLHPYLATLRGNLYDETYTSDLVAGKLSKEWADRLGLSTDTVVAVGTFDAHSGAVGAKIEENTLVRVMGTSTCDILVGSYEEVGTKTVRGICGQVDGSVIPGFIGLEAGQSAFGDLLAWYKELLMWPTEHLLASSSTLNDAQKEQLREEFSDKLIVELTKEAEKIPVSESLPIALDWINGRRTPDANQEVKSAISNLSLGTKAPHIFKALVNAICFGAKKIVDRFEEEGVKIDSVIGIGGVARKSPFIMQTLANVLNKPIKVAASDQTPALGAAIYAAVAAGIYPNVIEASQKIGSDFDGEYFPQLDKVAAYHKLLIAYEQLSAFADPTIKISQNEFSL